A genomic window from Anthocerotibacter panamensis C109 includes:
- a CDS encoding IPT/TIG domain-containing protein, with protein sequence MPAKLLSKYFGYFLIGWMVFILPGSPLLAQTVFYSYDGDGRLIQVTNANGSKTTYEYDDANNIIRVTNVNTTTFALTSFTPDSASVGTSVTISGTGFVSPTVAFNGVPAVLINSTATTISTTVPAGATTGALTVTVNGQTLTAGTFTVLALPGPPVLGAYSLPVAQPGDTITLSGSGFNPASRGAYGVKVGATTATVTAVTSTGIAFTVPSIPVANNPPTTPGTAQTVTVQIGAGVATAPRPLYLVPRVAFKVPVDLSSGSAAGGTLGAYGDNGAFLVSGGGGSRALKVNVTGINGSGYLRLFVFRPDNTLQQTISSSIFGNLVNGSFQITATLDLSLPGQYVIQPVFDYDSSRGFQATGAIGIGTAPSLGSYSSPVAQPGDTITLAGSGFDTTPGGTVVKVGTTTATVTTIANNQVTFVVPAIAIPNNPPGTPGTAMTVTVQNAAGPATAPYPLYLVPRIRLRNAFGVGSSTTGTLSTYGDNGLFLTSNNTADRTLMVNATEVNGSGYLRVFIFRPDGSLQQTITLPATAFTSLNNGSFQANVGPLDLTNGGQYFFQAVFDFNSAQSQQATGTVTLGLSPALSATNGLISVVNPVDTTPVPLPGGVNGTLSVLNPDTATSAPTITAVNGFISIDNPNSIFASGSPAAANAPVSVYNPPPAQPTNTATAVNGVLSVYNAPPAPATSTPSGVNAVVSTCNPGSGQTCP encoded by the coding sequence ATGCCAGCTAAACTACTAAGCAAATATTTCGGTTATTTTTTGATTGGCTGGATGGTGTTTATCCTGCCAGGGAGTCCCCTGTTGGCCCAAACAGTTTTCTATAGTTATGACGGAGATGGACGCCTTATCCAAGTCACTAATGCCAATGGCTCTAAGACAACTTATGAATATGACGATGCTAACAATATTATTAGGGTCACTAATGTCAATACTACAACGTTTGCTCTAACAAGTTTTACACCTGACTCAGCTTCTGTGGGTACTTCGGTAACCATTAGCGGAACAGGCTTTGTCAGCCCAACGGTTGCTTTTAATGGGGTGCCAGCGGTTCTTATCAACAGCACCGCTACAACTATCTCGACGACGGTACCTGCGGGTGCTACCACAGGTGCTCTGACGGTGACGGTCAATGGACAGACCCTGACAGCCGGAACCTTTACCGTCTTGGCACTACCGGGACCGCCGGTACTAGGTGCGTATTCTCTGCCCGTCGCGCAGCCTGGGGACACCATCACGCTATCGGGTTCCGGGTTCAATCCTGCCTCTCGGGGAGCCTATGGAGTGAAAGTAGGCGCAACGACGGCAACAGTCACCGCTGTTACGAGTACAGGGATAGCCTTTACGGTCCCCTCGATCCCCGTCGCCAACAATCCCCCGACTACACCCGGTACCGCGCAAACCGTCACGGTCCAAATCGGTGCCGGGGTCGCAACGGCTCCCAGACCTCTGTATCTGGTCCCCAGAGTTGCCTTCAAAGTACCCGTGGACCTCAGTAGTGGCAGTGCTGCAGGGGGAACTTTGGGTGCCTATGGTGACAATGGAGCCTTTTTGGTCAGTGGCGGTGGTGGGAGTCGAGCGCTCAAGGTCAATGTCACGGGCATCAATGGCAGCGGCTATCTGCGCCTATTCGTCTTTAGGCCAGACAACACGCTCCAACAGACCATTAGCTCCAGTATTTTCGGCAATCTGGTCAACGGTAGTTTCCAGATCACGGCGACGCTTGATCTCTCGCTCCCTGGGCAGTACGTCATTCAGCCGGTGTTTGACTACGACAGTTCGCGGGGCTTTCAGGCGACGGGGGCCATAGGTATTGGCACTGCTCCTAGCCTTGGGTCGTATTCCTCGCCGGTAGCCCAACCCGGTGACACGATTACCTTGGCGGGCTCGGGCTTTGACACCACTCCTGGAGGAACAGTAGTCAAAGTCGGGACCACCACCGCGACGGTTACTACGATTGCTAACAATCAAGTGACCTTTGTCGTCCCAGCTATTGCCATCCCCAACAACCCTCCCGGCACACCCGGTACAGCGATGACGGTGACGGTCCAGAATGCCGCCGGTCCAGCGACAGCACCCTATCCGCTCTATTTGGTTCCGCGCATTCGCTTGCGCAATGCTTTTGGGGTGGGTAGTAGCACGACCGGGACGTTGAGCACCTATGGCGACAATGGCTTATTTCTCACGAGCAATAACACCGCTGACCGGACCTTGATGGTCAATGCCACCGAGGTCAACGGTAGCGGCTACCTGCGGGTCTTCATCTTCCGACCAGACGGCAGCCTCCAGCAGACGATCACCCTCCCTGCCACAGCGTTTACCAGTCTCAACAATGGCAGTTTCCAGGCGAATGTGGGACCGTTGGACCTCACCAACGGAGGTCAGTATTTCTTCCAGGCGGTCTTCGATTTCAACAGCGCTCAGAGTCAGCAGGCGACAGGTACGGTCACGCTCGGGCTGAGTCCTGCTCTGAGTGCGACCAACGGCCTTATCAGCGTTGTGAATCCTGTGGATACCACGCCCGTCCCGCTCCCCGGCGGGGTCAATGGCACGCTCAGCGTCCTGAATCCCGACACCGCAACTAGTGCCCCGACGATCACAGCGGTGAATGGATTCATCAGCATCGATAACCCCAACTCGATTTTTGCCTCGGGTTCTCCTGCGGCGGCGAATGCACCCGTCAGCGTCTACAATCCACCACCCGCCCAACCAACCAATACCGCTACCGCTGTCAATGGAGTTCTCAGTGTCTACAATGCTCCACCCGCTCCCGCAACCAGTACACCCTCTGGGGTCAACGCTGTGGTCAGCACCTGTAACCCTGGCTCTGGGCAAACCTGCCCCTAA
- a CDS encoding di-heme oxidoredictase family protein yields the protein MLRPKNSPLRTSLRIALLIPVTGLALLLSAASYPPELSQQAELGRSLFQRTFKVAEGFGYRLGNSALVLSDRQLGPDAKSCLECHNQGGFGGAAGNRKNVWVGIDAALERRVERANIRNSTALWGVGAVQALAQEMTAELQQQRMQALEQAQQANQPVTVALVSKGVAFGSLTATPSGNLDTSRLEGVDGGLVVKPFHSKGTRETIRRFTFEAAWKHHGLEAPELLKRRYPLNGNWEQYDHDGDGVVNEISTAQITALSVFQALLPAPQKIMPEGTVAHAQVEGGQKFFMANCASCHIPSLALDKPEVTIEGAMGQPPLTVELPPPVVTKVHGRILVPLYSDLKRHEMGAGLAEKNGQLSDDKVTGVSPAWFITTKLWGVADSAPYLHDGSAATLPEAIIAHGGEAEEASKAFQMLAARDQEALIAFLKCLKAPRTKEQSNGR from the coding sequence TTGTTGCGTCCTAAAAATTCTCCCCTGCGCACCTCCTTGCGTATCGCCCTACTCATCCCGGTGACCGGACTGGCGCTGCTGCTCTCTGCCGCCAGCTACCCGCCAGAACTCTCTCAACAAGCAGAGCTGGGCCGTTCTCTATTCCAGCGGACCTTCAAAGTCGCTGAGGGCTTCGGCTATCGCCTGGGCAATTCAGCCTTGGTACTCTCAGACCGCCAACTTGGTCCAGATGCTAAAAGTTGCCTGGAGTGCCACAACCAGGGCGGCTTTGGGGGCGCGGCTGGGAACCGCAAGAACGTCTGGGTGGGGATTGACGCCGCTCTGGAGCGCCGGGTGGAACGAGCCAATATCCGCAACTCTACTGCTCTGTGGGGGGTGGGGGCGGTGCAGGCATTGGCTCAAGAGATGACCGCCGAGCTGCAACAGCAACGCATGCAGGCTCTAGAGCAGGCGCAACAAGCCAACCAGCCGGTGACCGTGGCCTTGGTGAGCAAAGGGGTCGCTTTCGGTAGCCTGACTGCGACCCCATCAGGAAACTTAGACACTTCCCGTTTGGAGGGAGTGGATGGGGGGCTGGTAGTCAAACCCTTTCACAGCAAGGGCACCCGCGAGACGATCCGTCGCTTTACGTTTGAAGCAGCTTGGAAGCACCATGGGCTGGAAGCTCCTGAACTCTTAAAGCGGCGCTATCCCCTGAATGGGAATTGGGAACAGTATGACCACGATGGGGATGGGGTGGTCAACGAGATTTCGACTGCGCAGATTACGGCCTTGAGCGTCTTTCAGGCACTCCTACCCGCACCCCAAAAGATCATGCCCGAGGGAACTGTAGCCCATGCGCAGGTGGAGGGCGGACAAAAGTTTTTCATGGCTAACTGTGCCTCCTGCCATATTCCAAGTTTGGCCTTGGATAAACCCGAAGTGACGATTGAAGGGGCAATGGGCCAGCCGCCTTTGACCGTGGAGCTACCGCCCCCCGTAGTGACCAAAGTGCACGGGCGTATCCTGGTACCTCTGTACAGCGACCTGAAGCGCCATGAGATGGGCGCGGGGTTGGCGGAGAAGAACGGTCAACTCTCCGACGACAAGGTAACGGGCGTCAGTCCTGCCTGGTTTATCACGACCAAACTGTGGGGAGTGGCAGATTCAGCCCCCTACCTCCATGACGGCAGCGCAGCGACACTACCTGAGGCCATCATCGCTCACGGTGGCGAGGCAGAGGAGGCAAGCAAAGCGTTCCAAATGCTTGCGGCAAGGGACCAGGAAGCACTCATCGCCTTTTTAAAGTGCCTCAAGGCTCCAAGGACGAAGGAGCAGAGCAATGGGCGTTGA
- a CDS encoding Hsp70 family protein: protein MYALDFGTSNTVVSRWNPVTKQPETLTLGPLSHQDLPDPPLVPSLVYVQGLDRVLCGQEVLDQGLDLPGDPRFFSGFKRGIGAQIQGFLPQVDGVRLSFEQVGTWFLERLFRQLQLQGEQVEDLVLTVPVNSFECYRQWLGTQVTDWQCNRVQLVDEPTAAALGYQAGDSRLALVFDFGGGTLDLSLVEPGKPVGFLMKWGAVLVNKRDQHPQTARVIAKAGRTLGGGDIDLWLAQALAQQGQIPRSYRLQKLAERIKIRLSMVERHQEPFLDEEQFVTYELGCTRAQLRDLLTERGFFGQLDGALADLLQQARQQGIGLADIPRVIVVGGTSRMPLVQEWLAQQFTPQQLCLDKPFEAVAQGALFLSRGLELKDYLYHSYGIRYWDHRQSRHNWQPIFKRGTPYPSPVYDLVLGASISNQPSIELIVGELEESRETREVYFDGNTLVTRLGATAESGVRPLNDSDGGRTIARLDPPGFPGADRIKVSFQVDGQRTLRVTVQDLLTKQTLAQNQAVIELQ, encoded by the coding sequence ATGTATGCCCTTGATTTTGGGACTAGTAACACGGTCGTCAGCCGCTGGAATCCGGTCACGAAGCAGCCGGAGACGCTCACACTTGGTCCTTTGAGCCATCAGGACCTGCCCGACCCGCCCTTGGTCCCGAGTCTGGTCTATGTGCAGGGGCTGGACCGGGTGCTGTGCGGTCAAGAGGTGCTCGATCAGGGCCTCGATCTACCGGGAGACCCCCGTTTTTTTAGTGGCTTTAAGCGCGGAATCGGCGCGCAGATCCAGGGCTTTTTGCCGCAGGTGGATGGAGTGCGTCTGAGCTTTGAGCAGGTGGGCACATGGTTTCTAGAGCGCTTGTTCCGACAGTTGCAGTTGCAGGGCGAGCAAGTCGAGGATCTCGTACTGACGGTGCCGGTCAATAGTTTTGAGTGCTATCGTCAGTGGTTGGGCACACAGGTCACAGACTGGCAATGTAACCGCGTTCAACTCGTCGATGAACCAACCGCAGCGGCGTTGGGCTATCAGGCGGGCGATAGTCGTCTGGCACTGGTTTTTGACTTTGGCGGTGGAACGTTGGACCTGTCTTTGGTCGAGCCGGGGAAGCCGGTTGGTTTTTTGATGAAATGGGGCGCAGTCCTAGTCAATAAGCGGGACCAACACCCGCAGACGGCTCGCGTCATCGCCAAGGCAGGGCGGACTTTGGGGGGCGGCGATATAGACCTGTGGCTCGCGCAGGCTTTGGCGCAACAAGGGCAGATCCCGCGCAGCTATCGTCTGCAAAAACTGGCAGAGCGCATCAAGATTCGTCTCTCGATGGTGGAGCGCCATCAGGAGCCTTTCCTGGACGAGGAGCAGTTTGTCACCTATGAGTTGGGCTGTACGCGGGCGCAGTTGCGCGACCTTCTGACAGAGCGGGGCTTTTTTGGGCAGTTGGACGGGGCGTTAGCGGATTTGCTTCAGCAGGCACGGCAGCAAGGCATAGGACTTGCGGATATTCCTCGTGTGATTGTGGTGGGCGGGACGAGTCGGATGCCGTTGGTTCAGGAGTGGTTAGCGCAACAGTTCACTCCGCAGCAGTTGTGTCTCGACAAGCCCTTTGAAGCGGTGGCTCAGGGGGCGCTCTTTTTGAGCAGGGGTCTCGAACTCAAAGATTATCTCTACCATTCCTATGGCATCCGCTACTGGGACCACCGCCAATCCCGCCACAACTGGCAGCCCATTTTTAAACGAGGGACGCCCTATCCCTCACCGGTCTACGATCTGGTCCTCGGCGCGTCCATTTCCAACCAACCGAGTATCGAACTGATTGTCGGGGAATTGGAAGAATCCCGTGAGACAAGGGAAGTGTACTTTGACGGGAATACCCTTGTCACTCGTCTGGGGGCGACAGCAGAATCTGGGGTGCGCCCGCTCAATGATTCCGATGGGGGGAGGACTATTGCCCGCCTCGACCCGCCCGGTTTTCCGGGTGCTGACCGGATAAAAGTGTCTTTTCAAGTGGACGGACAGCGCACGCTCCGGGTCACGGTTCAGGATCTCTTGACCAAGCAGACTTTGGCACAGAACCAAGCGGTGATTGAGTTGCAGTAG
- a CDS encoding NAD(P)H-quinone oxidoreductase subunit N → MDVSLSALNVGAIWPEIIVALTILLILVVDIIGGQRAAKSLAGLALLGLGLSGAVIVFQLLVQLGVVIAPIAPLESFLGSMTADPLSLVFRGIVVLSSAMAILMAERYIYQSGTAVAEFFTLLLGAAMGGMLLAGASELVMIFVALETLSISSYLLSGYTKLDARSNEAALKYLLVGASSSAVFLYGMSLLYGLSGGETELTAIAPKIVGMGFPALLALVLVVAGISFKIAAVPFHQWTPDVYEGSPTPVVAFLSVGSKAAGFALAIRFMTEAFSGYEPQWQTLFAGLAILSMILGNVVAIAQTSLKRMLAYSSIAQAGYLMIGLSINTPDGYGSLMFYTVTYLFMNLGAFAAATLFALKTGSDDISSYGGLWRKDPFLTICLSVFLLSLAGIPPFAGFFGKLYLFYAGIQAEAYLLVFFGLVTSVASIYYYLRVVKLMVVKTPSPEVEAYVPPDWNLPGMRSLQVGLTVTLAGTILVGLLSNPVVGLLNASVGGTPALKAARQIVQR, encoded by the coding sequence ATGGACGTTTCCCTTTCTGCCTTAAATGTAGGCGCAATCTGGCCTGAGATCATTGTCGCCCTGACGATTTTACTCATTCTCGTTGTAGATATCATCGGGGGTCAGCGAGCAGCCAAAAGCCTCGCTGGGCTAGCACTCCTGGGCCTAGGCTTAAGCGGGGCGGTCATCGTCTTTCAGTTGCTGGTGCAGTTGGGCGTAGTCATAGCTCCTATCGCGCCCCTCGAATCTTTCTTGGGCAGTATGACCGCAGACCCCTTGAGCTTGGTCTTCAGAGGTATTGTCGTTCTCTCCTCAGCCATGGCTATCTTGATGGCGGAGCGATATATCTATCAATCCGGTACGGCGGTGGCGGAGTTTTTTACGCTTTTGCTCGGGGCGGCGATGGGCGGGATGCTCCTGGCTGGGGCTTCGGAGCTGGTTATGATCTTCGTAGCACTCGAAACGCTCAGTATCTCAAGCTACTTGCTCTCGGGCTATACCAAGCTTGATGCTCGCTCCAATGAAGCAGCCCTCAAGTACTTGCTGGTGGGCGCATCGAGTTCAGCAGTGTTTCTCTATGGGATGTCTTTGCTCTATGGTCTGTCAGGCGGGGAGACGGAGCTGACGGCTATCGCACCCAAGATTGTGGGCATGGGCTTTCCGGCGTTGTTGGCTTTGGTCCTGGTCGTGGCGGGCATTAGCTTCAAGATTGCGGCGGTGCCTTTTCACCAATGGACCCCGGATGTGTACGAGGGTTCGCCGACCCCGGTGGTGGCTTTTCTCTCAGTCGGCTCGAAGGCGGCGGGATTTGCTCTGGCAATCCGCTTTATGACAGAGGCTTTTTCTGGTTATGAGCCGCAGTGGCAAACGCTTTTTGCGGGGCTTGCGATCCTCAGTATGATCCTGGGGAATGTGGTCGCTATCGCTCAGACTTCCCTCAAACGGATGCTGGCCTACTCCTCCATCGCTCAGGCGGGCTATCTGATGATCGGTTTGTCGATCAACACCCCGGATGGCTACGGCAGCCTGATGTTCTACACGGTCACCTACCTGTTTATGAACCTGGGAGCTTTTGCGGCAGCGACGCTCTTTGCCCTCAAAACGGGCAGTGACGACATCTCCTCCTATGGGGGGCTCTGGCGCAAAGACCCTTTTCTTACGATCTGTCTGAGCGTATTTCTGCTCTCGCTGGCGGGCATTCCCCCCTTTGCGGGCTTCTTCGGCAAGCTCTATCTCTTCTATGCCGGGATTCAGGCAGAAGCCTACCTCCTGGTCTTTTTTGGGCTGGTCACCAGTGTTGCCTCAATCTACTACTATCTGCGGGTAGTCAAGCTGATGGTGGTCAAGACTCCCTCCCCGGAAGTCGAAGCCTATGTCCCGCCCGACTGGAATCTACCCGGTATGCGCTCGCTTCAGGTCGGCTTAACGGTCACTTTGGCGGGGACCATCCTGGTCGGCTTGCTCTCCAACCCGGTGGTCGGTCTGCTGAATGCCTCGGTAGGCGGTACCCCGGCGCTGAAGGCAGCCCGCCAAATCGTTCAGCGCTAG
- a CDS encoding Dph6-related ATP pyrophosphatase has product MIPRRVLLSWSSGKDSAWALHLLRQQLALEVVGLLTTLDEAVDRVAMHSVRRSLVEAQATAAGLPLWSVPLPWPCSNETYEQRIEVALSHARQKGITHLAFGDLFLEDVRDYRIRQLSGTGVEPLFPLWGSPVDTAGLARRMLASGLRAVLTCVDLKQLPQTFAGRTYDTGLLADLPPGADPCGERGEFHTFCYGGPMFASEIAVQVGETVVREGFCFTDLLLRS; this is encoded by the coding sequence ATGATCCCGCGCCGCGTCTTGCTCTCTTGGAGTTCGGGGAAGGACAGCGCTTGGGCTTTGCACCTCCTGCGACAGCAACTAGCACTTGAAGTCGTGGGCCTGTTGACGACCTTGGACGAGGCTGTGGACCGAGTGGCGATGCATTCTGTCCGCCGTTCCTTGGTTGAAGCTCAGGCTACAGCGGCGGGTTTGCCCCTGTGGTCAGTTCCTCTGCCGTGGCCCTGTTCCAACGAAACCTACGAACAGCGGATAGAAGTTGCCCTCAGCCATGCGCGGCAAAAAGGGATCACCCACTTGGCCTTCGGCGACCTGTTCTTGGAGGACGTGCGGGACTACCGTATCCGCCAACTTTCTGGGACTGGAGTGGAGCCGCTGTTTCCCCTCTGGGGTTCGCCGGTGGACACTGCGGGGTTGGCTCGACGCATGCTAGCAAGTGGGCTACGCGCTGTGTTGACCTGTGTGGATCTCAAACAACTCCCACAGACCTTCGCAGGGCGGACCTACGACACAGGATTGCTTGCTGATCTACCTCCTGGAGCCGACCCCTGTGGGGAGCGAGGAGAGTTTCACACCTTCTGCTATGGAGGGCCAATGTTTGCTTCTGAGATTGCGGTGCAGGTTGGCGAAACTGTTGTGCGTGAAGGGTTCTGTTTCACCGATCTGCTGCTACGTTCATAA
- a CDS encoding protein-tyrosine phosphatase family protein, whose translation MRTVMPKKFSWILADHLAVGSCPSPSSLLHLREAGITAVLSLTEPHEANLPEELAYNFVWQRVPIPDGFLGGVPSVGHFVRGVQTLQRWRERNNVLYVHCMAGIGRSASMCVAYLCRTQNLSYPEALTLVKTAHPIAAPDSNQERVLQEYLNLDATLG comes from the coding sequence ATGCGTACGGTAATGCCCAAGAAGTTCTCCTGGATTTTAGCAGACCATCTGGCTGTGGGCTCATGCCCTTCCCCTTCGAGCCTCTTGCATCTGCGCGAGGCGGGCATCACGGCGGTCCTGTCGTTGACCGAGCCGCACGAGGCCAACCTCCCCGAAGAACTAGCCTATAACTTTGTCTGGCAGCGCGTTCCCATCCCCGATGGCTTCTTGGGCGGGGTACCCTCCGTGGGCCACTTTGTGCGGGGAGTGCAGACCCTCCAGCGTTGGCGCGAGCGCAATAATGTTTTGTATGTCCACTGCATGGCCGGGATCGGACGCTCCGCCTCAATGTGCGTCGCCTATCTGTGTCGGACCCAAAACCTCTCTTACCCTGAAGCGCTGACCCTAGTCAAGACAGCCCATCCCATTGCCGCTCCCGACTCAAATCAGGAGCGTGTCCTACAGGAGTACCTCAATCTCGATGCGACCCTGGGTTAG
- a CDS encoding RibD family protein, producing MRPWVSLVLATSLDGKIAARRDARPGFPSVHDQAHLEMQVSLADAMLIGAGTIRAYSTAFTVRQPELLAARAERGQKPQPTLVIASRTLDLSLDWPLFRQPLERILLTGAVSLQQQAHFAGHAQVLVAGDAKGVDFAQALTELKKRGVERLVLLGGGQIVAQCFAQGLVDEWWLTLCPVIIAGVDAPSAAEGLDLPELTRGHLVEVRRIEDELFLNYRFAPRQEPVAAPSVG from the coding sequence ATGCGACCCTGGGTTAGTTTAGTACTCGCCACCAGCTTGGACGGTAAAATTGCCGCCCGCCGGGACGCCCGTCCGGGATTTCCCTCAGTCCACGACCAAGCCCATCTAGAGATGCAGGTGAGTTTGGCCGATGCCATGCTGATCGGAGCAGGCACAATCCGCGCTTACAGTACCGCCTTCACCGTGCGCCAGCCAGAGCTTTTGGCAGCGCGGGCTGAGCGTGGACAAAAGCCTCAGCCTACGTTAGTCATCGCCTCGCGGACGTTGGACCTCAGTCTCGATTGGCCCCTGTTTCGTCAACCCCTTGAGCGAATCTTGCTCACCGGGGCCGTGAGCCTACAGCAACAGGCACACTTCGCCGGTCACGCCCAAGTTCTGGTCGCCGGGGACGCAAAGGGCGTGGATTTTGCACAGGCGCTGACCGAGCTTAAGAAGCGTGGGGTCGAACGTTTGGTCCTGTTGGGCGGAGGGCAGATTGTGGCTCAATGCTTCGCTCAGGGGCTTGTTGATGAGTGGTGGCTCACACTCTGTCCTGTCATCATTGCCGGGGTCGATGCCCCTAGCGCAGCAGAGGGGCTGGACTTGCCAGAATTGACCCGAGGCCACTTGGTGGAAGTGCGCCGGATCGAAGATGAGCTATTTCTAAACTATCGCTTTGCCCCTAGGCAAGAACCTGTGGCGGCTCCAAGCGTAGGGTGA
- a CDS encoding acetoacetate decarboxylase family protein translates to MVASFFSGLLPELLVRGTAPPTDPVAGLDPTDPAVVGPPWTMQGQSVLEFAQFPVDLVRPYIPQDVDIVQTWPGYSLGAVLFICYDQTPIGSYNELVLAPALVRYRSALGLWVTNIDVDSETSRINGRVNWGLPKGITRFTYRWPEDLAGEAEFAVVQEGEQEPFLTATAVPTLQEIPEPEWLAPVLQNFKNFALPLKLAGSGMLTYRQGLYWNTRSEFEGQGHPTVLRTRVRAGVEGAYRVIDQRQPLVGLRFPRFTLRLEPPQVLA, encoded by the coding sequence ATGGTTGCCTCTTTTTTCAGTGGTTTATTGCCGGAACTCCTGGTGCGCGGCACTGCCCCACCCACAGACCCGGTAGCGGGACTCGATCCGACAGACCCGGCTGTGGTTGGCCCGCCTTGGACCATGCAGGGTCAGAGCGTTCTAGAATTCGCCCAATTTCCTGTGGACTTGGTTCGCCCCTACATCCCTCAAGACGTGGACATCGTGCAGACTTGGCCTGGATATAGCCTCGGGGCGGTCTTATTTATCTGTTATGACCAGACGCCGATAGGCTCCTACAACGAGCTGGTGCTCGCTCCTGCGCTGGTACGTTACCGCTCTGCGCTAGGGCTGTGGGTCACCAATATCGACGTGGACTCCGAGACCTCAAGGATCAATGGTCGGGTCAATTGGGGCTTGCCTAAGGGGATCACCCGCTTCACCTACCGCTGGCCTGAAGACCTCGCGGGCGAAGCCGAGTTTGCGGTTGTGCAAGAGGGCGAACAGGAGCCGTTTCTCACAGCCACTGCTGTGCCCACGCTGCAAGAGATCCCCGAACCTGAATGGCTCGCCCCCGTACTCCAAAACTTTAAAAATTTCGCGCTCCCCCTCAAGCTTGCCGGTTCGGGTATGCTCACCTACCGTCAGGGGCTCTACTGGAATACCCGTAGCGAGTTTGAAGGCCAAGGCCACCCGACGGTGTTGCGGACTAGAGTCAGGGCTGGGGTTGAAGGAGCTTACCGCGTCATCGATCAGCGACAGCCTCTTGTGGGGTTGCGCTTCCCCCGCTTCACCCTACGCTTGGAGCCGCCACAGGTTCTTGCCTAG
- a CDS encoding BlaI/MecI/CopY family transcriptional regulator, with amino-acid sequence MARKKSPTLTEAEVRLMEILWKRSCATVGEVVEALPNGSPLAYSTVLTTLRILEQKGYVRHTEKGRAFVYHPVLNRDEACRSTVRHMMGRFFNNSPELLVLHVLENEALDAQALKRLKQIIEQHEV; translated from the coding sequence GTGGCAAGGAAGAAATCCCCAACGTTGACCGAAGCGGAAGTGCGGTTGATGGAGATTCTCTGGAAACGAAGCTGCGCGACGGTCGGTGAAGTGGTAGAAGCGCTGCCCAATGGGTCGCCTCTGGCCTATAGCACCGTCTTGACCACGCTGCGTATCCTCGAACAAAAAGGCTACGTGCGCCATACTGAAAAGGGCCGCGCCTTTGTCTATCATCCAGTGCTCAACCGGGACGAAGCCTGCCGCAGTACTGTTCGCCATATGATGGGTCGCTTCTTTAACAACTCCCCAGAACTGCTGGTACTCCATGTGCTGGAGAACGAAGCCCTGGATGCTCAAGCACTCAAGCGGCTCAAACAAATAATCGAACAGCATGAGGTATAG